In the Methanothermobacter sp. genome, one interval contains:
- a CDS encoding DUF2120 domain-containing protein codes for MKLHRIAGEIMGYFEAFEGSRPALDSKEILIVRGMSRKRMSMEEMGRELDGLIEKLGAEELELISEEGTALIGVMDEQIRSCVEVGTETDIGGIHRLKEALEDMNFSVDYRLCMTEDTGLFVVLYRDRSGVGPCFVEVVVSDISD; via the coding sequence ATGAAACTGCACAGGATAGCCGGGGAGATCATGGGTTACTTTGAAGCTTTTGAGGGCTCAAGACCAGCCCTTGACTCAAAGGAGATACTAATAGTAAGGGGAATGTCAAGAAAGAGGATGAGCATGGAGGAAATGGGCAGGGAACTTGATGGCCTTATAGAGAAACTGGGTGCAGAGGAACTGGAGCTCATATCCGAGGAGGGCACGGCCCTCATTGGTGTGATGGATGAGCAGATAAGGTCCTGTGTTGAGGTAGGGACAGAAACCGATATCGGGGGTATCCACAGGCTAAAGGAGGCCCTTGAGGATATGAACTTCAGCGTGGATTACAGGCTCTGCATGACAGAGGATACAGGGCTCTTTGTTGTTCTCTACAGGGACCGGAGTGGTGTGGGACCCTGCTTTGTTGAGGTTGTTGTCTCTGATATTTCAGATTAA
- the mptA gene encoding GTP cyclohydrolase MptA has protein sequence MGLVCFPDTQDKIPSIPVHLTRVGVTGVKKLLKIERDGRRPIILLPTFDAFVDLPSRQRGIHMSRNPEAISDVLEEVVENSALELESLCAEIVNELLKKHRYARRAEVSMKSDFMFMKKSPVTAKKSQEMTKIMADAIGYRDDDGIVIRKMIGAEVVGMTVCPCAQESVKETSRQKLLEFLDPETVERVLDCVSFASHNQRGRGMIMIEVPEDQTIRAENLINIIEGSMSSPVYELLKRPDENAVVVGAHENPMFVEDCVRNMVHRIVSEYPHLPDDTIVTVRQINEESIHRHNAFAEKVATMGELRYEIEELNGSEE, from the coding sequence TTGGGTTTAGTTTGTTTTCCAGATACACAGGACAAGATTCCTAGCATCCCCGTTCACCTTACAAGGGTGGGTGTTACAGGTGTTAAGAAGCTTCTGAAGATAGAAAGGGATGGTAGAAGACCCATAATACTTCTTCCAACATTCGATGCATTTGTGGACCTCCCGAGCAGGCAGAGGGGGATCCACATGTCAAGGAACCCCGAGGCCATAAGTGACGTCCTCGAGGAGGTTGTTGAAAACAGCGCCCTTGAACTGGAATCCCTCTGTGCAGAGATAGTCAATGAACTCCTCAAAAAGCACAGGTACGCCCGCAGAGCCGAGGTGAGCATGAAGAGCGACTTCATGTTCATGAAGAAATCCCCTGTCACCGCCAAGAAGAGCCAGGAGATGACAAAGATCATGGCAGACGCCATCGGCTACAGGGACGATGACGGTATAGTGATACGCAAGATGATAGGGGCAGAGGTGGTGGGGATGACCGTGTGCCCCTGTGCACAGGAATCAGTTAAGGAAACATCCCGTCAGAAGCTCCTGGAATTCCTTGACCCTGAAACAGTTGAAAGGGTTCTTGACTGTGTATCCTTCGCCTCCCACAACCAGAGGGGGCGCGGCATGATAATGATAGAGGTCCCTGAGGACCAGACAATAAGGGCCGAGAACCTCATAAACATCATAGAGGGCTCCATGAGTTCACCTGTCTATGAACTCCTCAAGAGGCCCGATGAAAATGCAGTTGTTGTGGGTGCCCATGAGAACCCCATGTTCGTTGAGGACTGCGTCCGTAACATGGTGCACAGGATAGTCAGCGAGTACCCCCACCTCCCCGACGACACAATAGTCACCGTAAGGCAGATAAACGAGGAGAGCATACACAGACACAACGCCTTCGCTGAGAAGGTTGCGACAATGGGGGAACTCAGATACGAGATAGAGGAACTTAACGGATCAGAGGAGTGA
- a CDS encoding DUF2100 domain-containing protein produces MEKIRLEQAEELIRKSCTNIRRESGFRDPQDGVIDTRKFQEALMELIEAEDHIYASLPSHELTGEDAYDFCRRLMAAREAIDGMLADFGVIEREDPSERIKEASKGKLILVNNSSVKKLLVKAGVEPGNILVAGAPLSVDDMKKINPRIPDAALKGIEKKIEHLKNDIERKLEDLGEILVIGEPDKSTGLLASRAEELYGAVVRLDENIRDLTPEEILKLLS; encoded by the coding sequence ATGGAAAAAATCAGACTTGAGCAGGCAGAGGAGCTTATAAGAAAATCATGTACGAATATCCGGAGGGAATCCGGGTTCAGGGATCCCCAGGATGGTGTCATAGACACCAGGAAATTTCAGGAGGCCCTGATGGAACTCATTGAAGCAGAGGACCATATATACGCCAGCCTTCCATCACATGAGCTCACCGGGGAAGATGCATACGATTTCTGCAGGAGGCTCATGGCCGCCAGGGAGGCCATTGACGGCATGCTTGCAGATTTCGGTGTCATTGAACGTGAAGACCCATCTGAAAGGATAAAGGAAGCTTCGAAGGGTAAACTGATACTTGTGAATAATTCCTCAGTTAAAAAGCTCCTTGTTAAGGCGGGCGTTGAACCGGGAAATATCCTGGTTGCAGGTGCGCCCCTGTCAGTGGATGATATGAAGAAGATAAACCCCCGGATCCCTGATGCTGCCCTTAAGGGTATAGAGAAGAAGATAGAGCACCTTAAGAATGACATTGAAAGGAAGCTTGAAGACCTTGGGGAAATCCTCGTTATAGGGGAGCCCGATAAAAGCACAGGCCTCCTTGCATCAAGGGCTGAAGAACTTTATGGTGCCGTTGTGAGACTGGATGAGAATATCAGGGACCTCACCCCCGAGGAGATACTGAAACTCCTCTCATAG